From Asterias rubens chromosome 20, eAstRub1.3, whole genome shotgun sequence, one genomic window encodes:
- the LOC117303887 gene encoding uncharacterized protein LOC117303887 produces the protein MPALMSTPPPSFTIYPTSTSGGTRVLNPSISSVRPVERMRLRPWLIRNIVEKTIPGLEWLDEKEQLVKIPWKHAARHGWTCDKDASLFRAWAIHTKKYDPVSNCPKANPKIWKANFRCAINSLPDILEVKDQGKSKGNDAYKIYKLIPKKARKSKPVGDGSTIHKKTSRTIRRSPKTSLFKVQSRILQTRDSITSTHHPTSQQFSPELWKEHNEVSQSQMNTDVWHSSVTFSNQSSPMRHELPPYSSPTSSRVSNLSSLPSPLSPTASVISPPPPYPCNRGAAYSPLYVRRGLMDYIADGRSQDDVTESNGYQDHHDTESNCSNVPSDEEIVEIVDDMRKNSPEHSPTYTSPFDGNNNSSSYWTTSTLDQKRFMSDPPMMTQTSDLPMRPPPPEYYASSSHAFIKPETRAPCQYMKSAVGSEMTDNRITKTSTGACFYVM, from the exons ATGCCGGCACTGATGTCCACTCCACCGCCCAGTTTCACCATTTACCCCACCAGCACCAGCGGTGGGACGAGGGTCCTGAACCCGTCCATCTCGTCGGTTCGCCCGGTCGAAAGGATGCGTCTGCGACCATGGCTCATCCGTAACATCGTTGAGAAAACCATACCCGGCTTGGAGTGGTTGGATGAAAAGGAACAGTTGGTTAAGATACCCTGGAAACATGCCGCAAGACACGGCTGGACTTGTGACAAAGATGCATCGCTATTTCGTGCTTGGGCCATCCATACAA AAAAATACGACCCGGTATCCAATTGCCCGAAGGCGAATCCCAAGATCTGGAAAGCGAACTTCCGGTGTGCAATCAATTCACTTCCGGACATTCTTGAGGTCAAGGATCAGGGGAAGAGTAAAGGGAACGATGCTTACAAGATTTACAAGTTGATTCCGAAGAAGGCGAGAAAAAGCAAACCTG TGGGTGATGGCAGTACGATACACAAGAAGACCAGTAGGACTATCAGAAGATCGCCAAAGACCAGTTTATTCAAAGTGCAATCAAGAATTCTCCAG ACTCGAGACAGTATTACGTCCACGCACCATCCGACTTCTCAACAATTCTCACCTGAGCTTTGGAAAGAGCATAACGAAGTCAGCCAATCACAGATGAATACAG ATGTTTGGCATTCGAGTGTTACATTCAGCAATCAGAGTTCCCCAATGCGACACGAGCTTCCTCCGTACTCTTCCCCAACCTCGTCAAGAGTTAGCAATCTTTCCAGCCTTCCATCCCCGCTCTCACCAACCGCATCAGTTATAAGCCCTCCACCCCCATATCCATGCAACAGAGGCGCTGCTTATTCACCCCTCTACGTACGGAGGGGGCTGATGGATTACATAGCCGATGGAAGATCACAAGATGACGTCACTGAATCGAATGGTTATCAAGATCACCACGATACAG AGAGCAATTGCAGTAACGTACCCTCCGATGAGGAAATTGTAGAG atcgTTGACGATATGAGGAAGAACAGCCCAGAGCACAGCCCAACGTACACATCTCCATTTGACGGTAATAACAACAGTAGCTCCTATTGGACCACATCAACATTAGACCAAAAACGTTTCATGAGCGATCCTCCAATGATGACACAAACAAGTG ACTTGCCGATGAGACCTCCCCCTCCTGAGTATTACGCTAGCTCTAGCCACGCCTTCATCAAACCAGAAACCAGGGCGCCGTGCCAGTACATGAAATCTGCAGTCGGTAGCGAAATGACAG ATAATAGAATTACAAAGACGAGCACTGGGGCCTGTTTCTATGTGATGTGA